A genomic region of Ewingella sp. CoE-038-23 contains the following coding sequences:
- the xseA gene encoding exodeoxyribonuclease VII large subunit, whose amino-acid sequence MPLPSSPPIFTVSRLNQTVRQLLENEMGQVWLSGEISNFSQPSSGHWYFTLKDDRAQVRCAMFRNTNRRTTFRPQNGQQVLVRATITLYEPRGDYQLIAESMQEAGDGLLQQKFDLLKQQLAAEGLFDAQFKQPLPSPAKCVGVITSSSGAALHDVLNVLKRRDPSLPVIIYPTAVQGVDAPMQIVRAIELANSRQEVDVLIVGRGGGSLEDLWSFNDERVARAIFKSAIPIVSAVGHETDVTIADFVADLRAPTPSAAAELISRNQLELLRQIQSQQQRLEMAMDYYLAQLAQRFTRLNHRLQQQHPHLRLARQQTALFKLRRRLDEAMQNQLRQMLRRIDRLQQRLNQQQPQSRIHRAQQRVQQLQYRLQQALVLQLSNSRQRFGTACTQLEAVSPLATLARGYSVTTTPKGELLKKTTQTAPGDTLKTRLADGWIESEVKVVTLAKKTRKPAAKQ is encoded by the coding sequence ATGCCACTACCTTCTTCCCCGCCAATTTTTACCGTAAGCCGCCTGAATCAGACGGTTCGACAGCTGCTGGAGAACGAAATGGGCCAGGTCTGGCTTTCAGGCGAGATCTCCAACTTCTCTCAACCTTCGTCCGGTCACTGGTATTTCACCCTGAAAGACGACCGGGCGCAGGTTCGCTGTGCCATGTTCCGCAACACCAATCGCCGCACCACCTTCCGCCCGCAAAACGGCCAGCAGGTGTTGGTTCGCGCCACTATCACGTTGTATGAACCGCGCGGCGACTATCAGCTGATTGCCGAAAGCATGCAGGAAGCCGGTGACGGGCTGTTGCAGCAGAAATTTGACCTGTTGAAGCAGCAGCTGGCCGCCGAAGGGCTTTTTGATGCCCAATTCAAGCAGCCCCTGCCCTCGCCTGCCAAGTGCGTCGGGGTGATCACCTCGTCGAGCGGCGCGGCGCTGCATGACGTATTAAACGTGCTGAAACGCCGTGACCCGTCACTGCCGGTCATCATCTACCCGACTGCCGTGCAGGGTGTCGACGCGCCGATGCAAATTGTCCGTGCCATTGAGCTGGCAAACTCGCGTCAGGAAGTGGATGTGTTGATTGTCGGGCGCGGCGGTGGCTCTTTGGAAGATTTGTGGAGCTTTAACGATGAGCGCGTGGCGCGGGCCATTTTCAAAAGCGCCATTCCGATTGTCAGCGCCGTCGGCCATGAAACCGACGTCACCATCGCCGACTTTGTGGCCGACCTGCGCGCGCCGACGCCGTCTGCCGCCGCCGAGTTAATTAGCCGCAATCAGCTGGAACTGCTGCGCCAGATTCAATCTCAGCAGCAGCGTTTGGAAATGGCGATGGACTATTACCTCGCCCAGCTGGCTCAGCGTTTTACCCGCCTGAACCATCGTTTGCAGCAACAGCACCCGCACCTGCGCCTGGCTCGCCAGCAAACCGCGCTGTTCAAACTGCGCCGTCGGCTTGATGAGGCCATGCAAAACCAGCTGCGCCAGATGCTGCGTCGCATCGATCGCCTGCAGCAGCGCCTCAACCAGCAGCAGCCGCAGTCGCGCATTCATCGCGCCCAGCAGCGAGTCCAGCAATTGCAGTACCGTCTGCAACAGGCGCTGGTCCTGCAACTGTCCAACAGCCGGCAGCGTTTTGGCACGGCCTGTACCCAGCTGGAAGCCGTCAGTCCTTTGGCCACGCTGGCGCGCGGTTATAGCGTGACCACCACGCCGAAGGGTGAATTGCTGAAGAAAACCACGCAGACCGCGCCGGGCGACACGCTGAAAACCCGCCTGGCGGATGGTTGGATTGAGAGCGAAGTGAAAGTCGTGACGCTTGCGAAGAAAACGCGCAAGCCCGCTGCGAAGCAATAA
- the guaB gene encoding IMP dehydrogenase: MLRIAKEALTFDDVLLVPAHSTVLPNTADLSTQLTAKIRLNIPMLSAAMDTVTEANLAIALAQEGGLGFIHKNMSIERQAEEVRRVKKHESGVVADPKTVTPSTTLRQVKELTEINGFAGYPVVTEGNELVGIITGRDVRFVTDLEQPVTAVMTPKERLVTVKEGEAREVVLQKMHEKRVEKALVVDAQFHLLGMITVKDFQKAERKPNACKDEQGSLRVGAAVGAGEGNEERIDALVAAGVDVLLIDSSHGHSEGVLSRIRATRAKYPDLEIIGGNVATGAGALALVEAGVSAVKVGIGPGSICTTRIVTGVGVPQITAVSDAVAALEGTGIPVIADGGIRFSGDIAKAIAAGASCVMVGGMLAGTEESPGEIELYQGRSFKSYRGMGSLGAMSKGSSDRYFQTGNAADKLVPEGIEGRVAYKGRLKEIVHQQMGGLRSCMGLTGCATIHDLRTKAEFVRISGAGIQESHVHDVTITKESPNYRMGS; this comes from the coding sequence ATGCTACGTATCGCAAAAGAAGCTCTAACGTTCGACGACGTCCTCCTTGTACCAGCTCACTCCACAGTTCTGCCTAATACTGCCGACCTAAGCACTCAACTGACCGCTAAAATCCGTCTCAATATTCCAATGCTGTCTGCAGCAATGGATACCGTGACTGAAGCGAATCTGGCGATTGCTCTGGCGCAAGAGGGCGGTCTGGGATTCATTCACAAGAACATGTCCATTGAACGTCAGGCCGAAGAAGTTCGCCGCGTTAAGAAGCATGAAAGCGGCGTGGTCGCCGACCCGAAAACGGTCACCCCTTCTACCACCCTGCGTCAAGTTAAAGAACTCACCGAAATCAACGGCTTTGCCGGTTATCCTGTCGTGACCGAAGGCAACGAACTGGTGGGTATTATTACCGGCCGTGACGTGCGCTTTGTGACCGACCTGGAACAGCCTGTCACCGCAGTGATGACCCCGAAAGAGCGTCTGGTGACGGTCAAAGAGGGCGAAGCACGCGAAGTTGTGTTGCAGAAAATGCACGAAAAACGCGTTGAGAAAGCGCTGGTTGTTGACGCGCAATTTCACCTGCTGGGTATGATCACTGTTAAAGACTTCCAAAAAGCGGAACGTAAACCTAACGCCTGTAAAGATGAGCAAGGCAGTCTGCGCGTTGGCGCGGCAGTTGGCGCTGGCGAAGGCAACGAAGAGCGTATCGACGCACTGGTTGCGGCGGGCGTTGACGTCCTGCTGATCGACTCCTCACACGGCCACTCCGAAGGCGTTCTGTCCCGCATTCGCGCCACTCGCGCTAAATATCCAGACTTAGAAATCATCGGTGGCAACGTGGCGACCGGCGCTGGCGCACTGGCGCTGGTGGAAGCTGGCGTGAGCGCGGTGAAAGTGGGTATCGGCCCTGGCTCAATCTGTACGACGCGTATCGTGACCGGCGTAGGTGTTCCACAAATCACCGCCGTGTCTGACGCGGTGGCTGCGCTGGAAGGCACCGGTATTCCGGTTATCGCTGACGGCGGGATCCGTTTCTCAGGTGACATCGCTAAAGCTATCGCCGCTGGCGCAAGCTGCGTGATGGTTGGCGGCATGCTGGCAGGTACTGAAGAGTCTCCGGGCGAAATCGAACTGTACCAAGGCCGCTCATTCAAATCTTACCGCGGTATGGGTTCTCTGGGCGCGATGTCCAAAGGCTCTTCTGACCGTTACTTCCAGACTGGCAACGCCGCTGACAAACTGGTGCCGGAAGGTATCGAAGGTCGCGTGGCGTATAAAGGCCGTCTGAAAGAGATCGTTCACCAGCAAATGGGTGGTTTGCGCTCATGTATGGGCCTGACCGGTTGTGCTACTATCCACGACCTGCGTACCAAGGCTGAATTTGTTCGCATCAGCGGTGCGGGGATTCAGGAGAGTCATGTTCACGATGTGACTATCACAAAAGAGTCCCCTAATTATAGAATGGGTTCTTAA
- the guaA gene encoding glutamine-hydrolyzing GMP synthase → MSENIHKHRILILDFGSQYTQLVARRVRELGVYCELWAWDVTEAQIREFNPNGIILSGGPESTTATDSPRAPDYVFEAGVPVLGVCYGMQTMAMQLGGHVEGSNEREFGYAQVEVQTESALIRDIQDALSDSAKPLLDVWMSHGDKVTAIPSDFVTVASTDTCPFAIMANEEKRFYGVQFHPEVTHTRQGLRILERFVMDICQCEALWTPAKIIEDAVERLREQVGNDHVILGLSGGVDSSVTAMLLHRAIGDRLTCVFVDNGLLRLNEADQVLEMFGDRFGLNIVHVAAEDRFLSALAGVDEPEAKRKIIGRVFVEVFDEEACKQEEVKWLAQGTIYPDVIESAASATGKAHVIKSHHNVGGLPKEMKLGLVEPLKELFKDEVRKIGLELGLPYDMLFRHPFPGPGLGVRVLGEVKKEYCDLLRRADAIFIEELHKADLYNKVSQAFTVFLPVRSVGVMGDGRKYDWVVSLRAVETIDFMTAHWAHLPYDFLGRCSNRIINEVDGISRVVYDISGKPPATIEWE, encoded by the coding sequence ATGAGCGAAAATATTCACAAGCACCGTATCCTGATCCTCGATTTCGGCTCCCAGTACACCCAACTTGTTGCACGCCGCGTGCGTGAACTGGGCGTGTACTGCGAACTCTGGGCTTGGGACGTAACCGAAGCCCAAATCCGCGAATTCAACCCGAACGGTATTATCCTGTCCGGTGGCCCGGAAAGTACCACCGCCACCGACAGCCCGCGCGCACCGGACTATGTGTTCGAAGCTGGCGTACCGGTTCTCGGCGTATGCTACGGCATGCAGACCATGGCAATGCAACTTGGCGGCCATGTTGAAGGTTCCAACGAGCGTGAGTTCGGCTATGCGCAGGTTGAAGTTCAGACCGAAAGCGCGCTGATCCGCGACATTCAGGACGCCCTGAGCGACAGCGCCAAGCCGCTGCTCGACGTATGGATGAGCCACGGCGACAAAGTCACCGCCATCCCATCTGACTTCGTGACCGTTGCCAGCACCGATACCTGCCCGTTTGCCATTATGGCTAACGAGGAAAAACGCTTCTACGGCGTACAGTTCCACCCAGAAGTAACGCACACCCGTCAGGGCCTGCGCATTCTGGAGCGTTTCGTGATGGACATTTGCCAGTGCGAAGCCCTGTGGACCCCGGCTAAAATCATCGAAGACGCCGTTGAACGCCTGCGCGAACAAGTCGGCAACGACCATGTGATCCTCGGCCTGTCCGGCGGCGTGGACTCTTCTGTTACTGCTATGCTGCTGCATCGCGCCATCGGCGACCGTCTGACCTGTGTGTTTGTCGACAACGGCCTGCTGCGTCTGAACGAAGCCGATCAGGTGCTGGAAATGTTCGGCGACCGTTTCGGTCTGAACATCGTTCACGTGGCTGCGGAAGATCGCTTCCTGTCTGCTCTGGCCGGCGTTGATGAGCCAGAGGCTAAGCGTAAAATCATTGGTCGCGTGTTCGTTGAAGTGTTCGACGAAGAAGCCTGCAAACAAGAAGAAGTGAAATGGCTGGCACAGGGCACCATCTACCCTGACGTGATTGAGTCTGCGGCTTCTGCCACCGGCAAAGCGCACGTCATCAAGTCACACCACAACGTGGGTGGCCTGCCGAAAGAGATGAAACTGGGTCTGGTTGAGCCGCTGAAAGAGCTGTTCAAAGACGAAGTGCGCAAAATCGGTCTGGAACTCGGCCTGCCGTACGACATGCTTTTCCGTCACCCGTTCCCGGGTCCAGGTTTAGGCGTTCGCGTATTGGGCGAAGTGAAGAAAGAGTACTGCGACCTGCTGCGTCGCGCCGATGCTATCTTCATCGAAGAGCTGCATAAAGCCGACCTGTACAACAAAGTCAGCCAGGCCTTCACCGTCTTCCTGCCGGTTCGCTCCGTCGGCGTGATGGGCGATGGCCGTAAATATGACTGGGTGGTTTCTCTGCGCGCAGTAGAAACCATCGACTTCATGACTGCTCACTGGGCGCACCTGCCGTACGATTTCCTCGGCCGCTGCTCCAACCGCATCATCAACGAAGTCGACGGCATCTCCCGCGTGGTTTACGACATCTCCGGTAAACCGCCAGCTACGATTGAGTGGGAATAA
- a CDS encoding 6-phospho-beta-glucosidase — MSGFKEGFLWGGAVAAHQLEGGWKEGGKGVSVADVMTAGAHGVPRVITDGVLPGKNYPNHQAIDFYHRYKEDIGLFAELGFKCFRTSIAWTRIFPQGDELEPNEAGLQFYDDLFDECLKHGIEPVITLSHFEMPYHLVAEYGGWRNRKLIDFFVRFSKVVFTRYQHKVKYWMTFNEINNQANYHEDFAPFTNSGLKYVAGEDREPVMYQAAHYELVASALAVSAAKAINPDLQVGCMIAMCPIYPLTCAPRDMMMAMTAMHRRYWFTDVHVRGEYPQHLLKYFERRGFELDITENDLAALKQGCVDYIGFSYYMSFATKATDDNPQLDYDETKSLVSNPYVQKSDWGWQIDPVGLRYSLNWFWDHYQLPLFIVENGFGAIDVQESDGTVNDQYRIDYMSAHIAEMKKAVVEDGVELMGYTPWGCIDLVSAGTGEMKKRYGLIYVDKDNDGNGTLNRSRKKSFNWYKEVIATNGEKL; from the coding sequence ATGTCCGGATTCAAAGAAGGATTTCTGTGGGGAGGCGCGGTGGCCGCGCACCAGCTGGAAGGAGGTTGGAAAGAAGGTGGCAAAGGGGTCAGCGTTGCTGACGTCATGACCGCTGGCGCGCACGGCGTCCCGCGCGTGATCACCGATGGCGTGTTGCCGGGCAAAAATTACCCTAACCACCAAGCCATCGATTTTTATCATCGCTATAAAGAAGATATCGGGCTGTTCGCCGAGCTGGGGTTTAAATGCTTCCGCACCTCCATTGCCTGGACGCGCATCTTCCCACAGGGGGATGAGTTAGAGCCAAACGAGGCGGGCCTGCAATTTTACGATGACCTGTTCGACGAGTGCCTGAAACACGGCATTGAGCCAGTGATCACCCTGTCGCACTTCGAGATGCCTTATCACTTGGTGGCCGAGTACGGCGGCTGGCGCAATCGCAAGCTGATCGACTTCTTCGTGCGCTTTTCCAAAGTAGTGTTTACGCGCTACCAGCACAAAGTGAAGTACTGGATGACCTTCAACGAGATCAATAATCAGGCCAACTATCACGAAGATTTCGCCCCCTTCACCAACTCCGGGTTGAAGTATGTCGCGGGGGAAGATCGCGAGCCGGTGATGTATCAGGCCGCCCATTACGAGCTGGTCGCCAGTGCGCTGGCAGTCAGCGCCGCCAAGGCCATTAACCCTGATTTGCAGGTTGGCTGCATGATAGCCATGTGCCCTATCTACCCGCTGACCTGTGCGCCGCGCGATATGATGATGGCGATGACCGCGATGCACCGCCGCTACTGGTTCACCGATGTTCACGTGCGCGGCGAATATCCTCAGCACCTGCTGAAATATTTCGAACGCCGGGGCTTCGAGCTAGATATCACCGAGAACGATCTGGCGGCACTCAAACAGGGCTGCGTCGACTATATCGGCTTTAGCTACTACATGTCGTTTGCTACCAAAGCCACTGACGACAACCCGCAGCTGGATTACGACGAAACCAAGAGTCTGGTCTCTAACCCTTATGTCCAGAAGTCCGACTGGGGCTGGCAGATTGACCCCGTCGGCCTGCGCTATTCGCTGAACTGGTTCTGGGATCACTATCAACTGCCGCTGTTTATCGTGGAAAACGGCTTCGGCGCGATTGACGTGCAAGAGAGCGACGGCACGGTCAATGACCAGTACCGCATCGACTATATGTCCGCTCATATTGCCGAAATGAAGAAAGCCGTGGTCGAGGACGGCGTCGAGCTGATGGGTTATACGCCGTGGGGATGTATCGATTTGGTCTCCGCCGGTACCGGCGAGATGAAAAAACGCTACGGCCTGATCTACGTCGATAAAGACAATGACGGCAACGGCACTCTGAACCGCAGCCGTAAGAAGTCCTTTAACTGGTATAAAGAGGTGATTGCCACCAACGGCGAAAAGCTCTGA
- the bglK gene encoding beta-glucoside kinase BglK — MKIAAFDIGGTALKMGVLTSDGKVQEKANQPINDSDGEQILQAMVQWVAAHPDCEGIAISAPGYVNPHTGFIEMGGAIRRFDNFAMKEWLEQQTQLPVAIENDANCALLAERWQGKATEMANFLVLTIGTGIGGAIFCNNQLVHGARFRAGEFGYMLTERPGPRDVRQYTMNDNCTLRTLRQNYAGHVGKPLNEVSGEEIFDCYEAGDVVCQRLVSEFLNDIGSGLYNLVNLFDPQIILVGGGIVERPGFLALLRQHLAWFGIDDYVDIVSHGNDAGLIGAVYHFNQQYRSPISDL; from the coding sequence ATGAAGATTGCCGCATTTGATATTGGTGGCACGGCGTTAAAAATGGGCGTCCTTACCTCTGATGGAAAAGTACAAGAAAAGGCCAACCAGCCCATTAACGACAGCGACGGAGAACAGATTTTACAGGCGATGGTGCAATGGGTCGCGGCGCATCCTGACTGTGAAGGGATCGCCATCAGCGCGCCGGGTTATGTGAATCCTCATACCGGCTTTATCGAAATGGGCGGAGCCATTCGCCGCTTTGATAATTTCGCCATGAAAGAGTGGCTCGAGCAGCAAACGCAGCTTCCCGTCGCCATCGAAAATGACGCCAACTGCGCGCTACTTGCCGAGCGTTGGCAAGGCAAGGCCACCGAGATGGCTAACTTTTTGGTGCTGACCATCGGCACGGGCATCGGCGGGGCTATTTTTTGCAATAACCAGCTGGTTCACGGCGCCCGTTTCCGCGCCGGAGAATTCGGTTACATGCTGACCGAGCGCCCCGGCCCGCGCGATGTTCGCCAGTACACCATGAATGACAATTGCACCCTGCGCACTCTGCGCCAGAACTACGCAGGACACGTTGGTAAGCCGCTCAATGAGGTGAGCGGAGAGGAGATCTTCGACTGCTACGAGGCCGGGGACGTCGTCTGCCAGCGTTTAGTGTCCGAGTTTTTGAATGATATCGGCAGCGGGCTCTACAACCTGGTGAATTTGTTTGATCCGCAAATCATTCTGGTGGGCGGCGGCATTGTTGAGCGCCCCGGATTTCTTGCGTTACTTCGTCAACATCTGGCCTGGTTCGGGATTGATGATTATGTCGATATTGTCAGCCACGGCAATGACGCCGGACTCATCGGCGCGGTCTACCATTTCAATCAACAGTATCGGTCGCCGATAAGCGATCTCTAA
- a CDS encoding GntR family transcriptional regulator — protein MVYKDIVNLLKKRISSPTYNIGDIFPAEIELAKLYNVSRNTMRKALKVLEDEELIERRHGSGTYLRNKHFQASVTHLDSFTEIAKSEGKKPTSQVLRFELQQASEDIASRLHLAIGEPVYYAKRLRYIDNVPMQLEETWLSVNRFPDLTINHMKKSKFFYIEHECGVKIHGCYESLHPVLPPLEVAKMLNISVRDPIIRMETQSVDANHAPIDFSILYTNVFEFQVKYFLPRKMARQPA, from the coding sequence GTGGTATACAAAGATATTGTGAACTTACTAAAAAAAAGAATTAGTAGTCCGACATACAATATTGGCGATATCTTTCCGGCGGAAATAGAGCTGGCTAAACTTTATAATGTGTCGCGAAATACCATGAGAAAGGCGCTGAAAGTTCTTGAAGATGAGGAACTTATTGAGCGTAGGCACGGCTCGGGCACCTATCTGCGCAATAAACATTTTCAAGCCTCGGTCACCCACCTGGACAGTTTTACCGAGATTGCCAAAAGCGAAGGGAAAAAACCGACTAGCCAGGTATTGCGATTTGAATTGCAGCAGGCCTCAGAGGACATTGCCAGCCGTCTGCATTTAGCTATCGGCGAACCGGTTTATTATGCCAAGCGGCTGCGTTACATCGACAATGTTCCGATGCAACTGGAGGAGACGTGGCTTTCGGTTAATCGCTTCCCAGATTTGACGATTAACCATATGAAAAAATCCAAGTTTTTCTATATCGAGCATGAGTGTGGCGTCAAAATACACGGCTGCTATGAATCACTCCACCCCGTGCTTCCTCCCCTCGAAGTGGCCAAAATGCTCAATATCAGCGTCCGGGATCCAATTATCAGAATGGAAACCCAATCTGTTGATGCCAACCATGCGCCCATCGATTTTTCCATCCTCTATACCAATGTGTTTGAATTCCAAGTGAAGTATTTCCTTCCGCGCAAGATGGCCCGCCAGCCAGCTTAA
- a CDS encoding PTS sugar transporter subunit IIB, giving the protein MKNILLVCAAGMSTSMLVKRMREHAEAGNVAVNIDAFSVPEAKEKIKRNEADVVLLGPQVRFQKSEIETAAQGKIPVAVIDMKHYGQMDGKAVLESALALLSGN; this is encoded by the coding sequence ATGAAGAATATTTTATTGGTATGCGCTGCTGGCATGTCCACCAGTATGCTGGTCAAGCGAATGAGAGAACACGCCGAGGCGGGAAACGTTGCTGTAAATATCGACGCTTTTTCCGTTCCTGAGGCCAAGGAAAAAATAAAAAGAAATGAGGCTGACGTTGTCCTATTAGGACCGCAGGTTCGCTTCCAAAAAAGTGAAATAGAAACTGCTGCTCAAGGGAAAATCCCCGTTGCGGTGATCGATATGAAACATTATGGGCAGATGGATGGTAAAGCCGTTTTAGAGAGTGCTTTAGCGCTTTTGTCAGGCAACTAA
- a CDS encoding PTS sugar transporter subunit IIC has product MSLMNAFERGMEKILVPIAIKLNSQIHVSAIRDAFILSFPIVMASSLIVLINFAILSPEGFIASILHLGTIFPNLAEAQNIFAPVMNGSVNIMSIMITFLVARNIAISYQQDDLLCGLTAIGAFFVVYTPYHMEGEQAYLTTQYLGPQGLFVAIIVAMLTSEIFCRLARNPKITITMPDTVPPAVARSFKVLIPIFFVMVFFSVVNYCLTKISPNGLNELIYNFIQAPLKNMGTNIVTVLILGVVANFLWVLGIHGPNTVAAVRETIFSEANLENLSFAANNGTTWGAPYPITWGGINDAFANYGGSGMTLGLVLAIFIASRRADYRDMAKMAFVPGLFNINEPIIFGLPIVLNPILIIPFIMAPFVNSIVGYFFVSLEIIPPIAYAVPWTTPGPLIAFFGTGGNWMALFVGMLCLAISTLIYLPFVIAANKVNAAQAAQ; this is encoded by the coding sequence ATGAGTTTAATGAATGCCTTTGAACGCGGTATGGAGAAGATCCTTGTTCCAATCGCGATTAAATTAAATTCTCAGATACACGTCTCTGCTATTCGCGATGCGTTTATTTTGTCATTCCCCATCGTAATGGCAAGCTCCCTTATCGTGTTAATTAACTTTGCGATTCTCTCGCCGGAAGGCTTTATTGCTTCTATTCTGCATTTGGGGACGATATTCCCGAATTTAGCCGAAGCACAAAATATCTTTGCGCCGGTGATGAATGGCTCGGTGAATATCATGTCCATTATGATCACCTTTCTGGTAGCAAGAAATATCGCGATTAGCTATCAGCAGGATGACCTATTATGTGGTCTGACGGCCATCGGCGCTTTCTTTGTGGTTTATACCCCTTATCATATGGAAGGGGAGCAAGCCTATTTAACCACGCAATATCTGGGTCCACAGGGGCTATTTGTTGCCATTATAGTGGCGATGCTGACCAGCGAGATTTTCTGCCGTCTGGCGCGCAACCCTAAAATTACCATCACCATGCCGGACACGGTTCCGCCAGCCGTGGCGCGCTCCTTTAAAGTCCTTATCCCCATTTTCTTCGTGATGGTGTTTTTCTCGGTGGTTAACTACTGCCTGACGAAAATATCACCCAATGGCCTGAACGAGCTAATTTACAACTTCATTCAAGCCCCGCTGAAAAATATGGGCACCAATATCGTAACGGTTCTAATACTTGGCGTGGTGGCTAACTTCCTCTGGGTGCTGGGAATTCATGGCCCGAACACCGTAGCGGCGGTCCGTGAAACGATTTTCTCCGAAGCCAATCTAGAAAATCTCTCTTTCGCCGCCAACAACGGCACCACTTGGGGCGCACCATATCCCATCACCTGGGGCGGCATTAACGATGCCTTCGCCAACTATGGTGGTTCGGGCATGACGCTGGGTCTGGTGCTGGCGATTTTTATTGCCTCGCGCCGCGCTGATTATCGCGATATGGCAAAAATGGCCTTTGTGCCAGGGTTGTTTAATATCAATGAGCCGATTATTTTTGGCCTGCCCATCGTGCTTAACCCCATTCTTATTATTCCCTTTATTATGGCGCCGTTTGTTAACTCCATTGTTGGCTATTTCTTTGTGAGCTTGGAAATTATCCCGCCAATTGCTTATGCCGTCCCTTGGACAACGCCCGGACCGCTAATTGCATTCTTTGGGACAGGAGGGAACTGGATGGCGCTATTTGTCGGCATGCTCTGCCTGGCGATATCGACGTTAATTTATTTACCGTTCGTCATCGCTGCAAATAAGGTTAACGCCGCGCAGGCAGCACAATAA
- a CDS encoding PTS lactose/cellobiose transporter subunit IIA, with the protein MFADESTVMELLIYAGQARSDAMEAIRASRQKLWDEAEQLMASSEAACREAHKIQTALIGQDEGCGKINVNLILVHAQDHLMTAMLCQDLAKEIISLRKEVFA; encoded by the coding sequence ATGTTTGCTGATGAAAGTACCGTTATGGAGTTACTTATCTACGCCGGTCAGGCGCGTTCCGATGCCATGGAGGCGATACGTGCCTCACGCCAAAAATTATGGGACGAGGCTGAACAGCTAATGGCCTCGTCGGAAGCGGCCTGTCGCGAGGCACACAAAATCCAAACAGCGCTTATTGGGCAGGATGAAGGTTGCGGAAAAATAAACGTCAACCTGATTCTGGTTCATGCTCAAGACCATTTAATGACCGCCATGCTGTGTCAGGATTTAGCAAAAGAGATTATTAGTTTACGAAAAGAAGTCTTTGCTTAA